From a single Arthrobacter sp. SLBN-112 genomic region:
- a CDS encoding pyridoxal phosphate-dependent aminotransferase: MHAMQHSSKLENVRYELRGPVLQAAKNMEAEGHRILKMNLGDTAPFGLEAPESVVVDMIHHLRGAQGYSDSKGIFTARTAISQYYQTRGLMNIGVEDIVIGNGVSELISMSLQAFMENGDQILVPAPDYPLWTAAVTLTGGKPVHYLCDEAENWWPDMADVEAKITSRTKGIVIINPNNPTGAVYPRHILEQFAALARKHNLVLFSDEIYEKVLYEDATHIHTASVAEDVCCLTFSGLSKAYRMPGYRAGWVAITGPLAATAAYREGLELLASLRLCANVPAQHAIQTCLGGYQSIEALVQPGGRLREQRDLAHQLLTAIPGVTCVPASGAMYLFPRLDPELYPIANDEKFVLDLLRDQKILISHGSAFNWPAPDHFRFVILPSVLDIEEAVRRISTFLAAYRNGSDA; encoded by the coding sequence ATGCACGCAATGCAGCACTCCAGCAAGCTTGAAAACGTCCGGTACGAACTCCGGGGCCCGGTCCTGCAGGCTGCCAAGAACATGGAGGCTGAGGGGCACCGGATCCTCAAGATGAACCTCGGGGACACGGCGCCGTTCGGCCTGGAGGCGCCGGAATCCGTGGTGGTGGACATGATCCACCACCTCCGCGGCGCCCAGGGCTACAGCGACTCAAAGGGCATCTTCACGGCACGTACCGCCATCTCGCAGTACTACCAGACGCGTGGCCTGATGAACATCGGGGTCGAGGACATCGTGATCGGCAACGGCGTCAGCGAACTGATCTCCATGAGCCTTCAGGCGTTCATGGAAAACGGCGACCAAATCCTGGTCCCGGCCCCGGACTACCCCTTGTGGACCGCCGCCGTGACCCTGACCGGCGGCAAGCCGGTGCACTACCTCTGCGACGAGGCGGAGAACTGGTGGCCGGACATGGCAGACGTGGAAGCAAAGATCACCAGCCGCACCAAGGGCATCGTGATCATCAACCCGAACAATCCCACCGGTGCCGTCTACCCCCGCCACATCCTGGAACAGTTCGCGGCGCTGGCCCGGAAGCACAACCTGGTCCTGTTCTCTGACGAGATCTACGAGAAGGTGCTCTACGAGGACGCAACGCATATCCACACCGCCTCCGTGGCCGAGGACGTGTGCTGCCTGACCTTCAGCGGCCTGTCCAAGGCCTACCGGATGCCGGGCTACCGGGCGGGATGGGTGGCCATCACCGGGCCGCTTGCCGCTACCGCCGCATACCGTGAAGGCCTTGAGCTGCTGGCCTCGCTGCGCCTGTGCGCCAACGTTCCCGCCCAGCACGCCATTCAAACCTGCCTGGGCGGCTACCAGAGCATCGAGGCCCTGGTGCAGCCCGGCGGCAGGCTGCGCGAGCAACGGGACCTTGCCCACCAGCTCCTGACTGCCATCCCCGGCGTAACCTGTGTGCCGGCGTCGGGCGCCATGTACCTGTTCCCGCGCCTGGACCCGGAACTCTATCCGATCGCCAACGACGAGAAATTCGTCCTGGACCTGCTCCGGGACCAAAAGATCCTGATCTCCCACGGCTCGGCCTTCAACTGGCCCGCGCCGGACCACTTCCGGTTCGTCATCCTTCCCTCGGTACTGGACATTGAAGAAGCTGTCCGGAGGATTTCCACCTTCCTTGCCGCCTACCGCAACGGCAGCGACGCCTGA